Proteins co-encoded in one Leucobacter exalbidus genomic window:
- a CDS encoding glycosyltransferase, whose protein sequence is MHVLIVTDQHPDSLGGVQVAIRLQRKYLERLGHRVTIVAPALHRAGYEPLAADRDAYIDLPSRPITADREYGISWPGARTDRALSRALAALPRVDVVHVQGDFWGALIGLRAARGLRVPVVHTMHNHVEEGTRAVTPFRWVAQVAFTGLRAWRGLVLGRARGAVDPASRGAWRYLAELAAEAAVVTAPSRHFAELLEARGVSAHVLVTPGGVDDEAITAQLAAPRTPRSRPALVWLGRMSQEKRVLEFIDAIAESGIDADVTLHGAGLLLPKVRERIAELKLSDRVHLAGPVPYADALAAMRNADALVQTSIGFETQGLTPFEAAVLGTPTIFSDPEVAADVAVDPVWVAAGPTVADLAAALRAAVAELAASGLGAAGLGAAELGAEPATAAVRSGSRDVRVAADAGAAFLQSQRMQALVDAYERALAH, encoded by the coding sequence ATGCACGTACTGATCGTCACCGACCAACACCCCGACTCACTGGGCGGGGTGCAGGTGGCGATCCGGCTGCAGCGCAAGTACCTCGAGCGGCTTGGGCACCGGGTGACCATCGTCGCCCCCGCGCTGCACCGGGCGGGCTACGAACCGCTCGCTGCCGACCGCGACGCCTACATCGATCTCCCGTCGCGGCCCATCACCGCCGATCGTGAATACGGTATCTCGTGGCCGGGCGCCCGCACCGACCGGGCGCTGTCGCGCGCGCTTGCAGCGCTGCCCCGCGTCGATGTGGTGCACGTGCAGGGCGACTTTTGGGGCGCCCTGATTGGGCTGCGTGCCGCTCGCGGGCTGCGCGTTCCCGTCGTGCACACGATGCACAACCACGTTGAAGAGGGCACGCGCGCCGTCACCCCGTTTCGGTGGGTGGCGCAGGTGGCATTCACTGGCCTGCGCGCCTGGCGGGGGCTCGTGCTGGGTCGCGCGCGCGGCGCGGTTGACCCGGCATCGCGGGGCGCCTGGCGTTATCTGGCCGAGCTCGCCGCCGAAGCCGCGGTGGTCACCGCGCCCTCGCGGCACTTTGCCGAACTGCTTGAGGCCCGCGGAGTGAGCGCACACGTGCTCGTCACCCCCGGCGGCGTCGACGACGAGGCCATCACCGCGCAGCTCGCGGCGCCCAGAACGCCCAGGTCGCGCCCCGCACTCGTGTGGCTCGGGCGCATGAGCCAAGAAAAGCGTGTGCTCGAATTTATTGACGCGATCGCCGAATCGGGCATCGACGCCGACGTCACCCTGCACGGCGCGGGCCTGCTGCTGCCCAAGGTGCGCGAGCGCATCGCCGAGCTGAAGCTGTCAGACCGCGTGCACCTCGCGGGGCCGGTGCCCTACGCAGACGCGCTCGCGGCGATGCGCAACGCAGATGCACTGGTGCAAACCTCGATTGGTTTCGAAACGCAGGGGCTCACCCCGTTTGAGGCTGCCGTGCTGGGCACCCCCACGATCTTCAGTGACCCCGAAGTGGCCGCCGATGTGGCCGTCGACCCGGTATGGGTGGCCGCGGGCCCCACGGTGGCCGATCTGGCCGCGGCGCTGCGTGCCGCGGTCGCTGAACTCGCCGCCTCGGGGCTCGGTGCTGCTGGGCTTGGTGCTGCTGAGCTCGGCGCTGAGCCGGCAACGGCCGCTGTTCGATCCGGATCACGCGACGTGCGCGTCGCCGCCGACGCTGGTGCCGCGTTTCTGCAGTCGCAGCGCATGCAGGCGCTGGTGGACGCGTACGAGCGCGCGCTCGCCCACTAA
- a CDS encoding CHAP domain-containing protein: MSSVTFAFGAAPSFAETPVTDFSSAALQPTTGVTQSLATTGDPLAGVAIDSILAMEEVANVPHGFDVKAAIALAEEEIGTSRPTGWSQPGECIMSAQRWIVAGGGAWTGGGDPVSNYNNATRMTLATAAPGDIIQYEFMSSPTSWVTGVHTVMITGVNDDGTFTIIQSNSPGGSGLVSQEENWVPQSPAGFEAAVWRF, encoded by the coding sequence GTGTCTTCCGTAACTTTCGCGTTCGGTGCAGCCCCATCATTCGCAGAAACTCCCGTTACGGATTTCTCATCAGCAGCCCTGCAGCCCACCACCGGCGTCACGCAGTCACTCGCCACCACCGGCGATCCGCTCGCTGGCGTCGCCATTGATTCCATCCTCGCGATGGAAGAGGTCGCCAACGTGCCCCACGGTTTTGACGTGAAGGCTGCGATTGCGCTCGCTGAAGAAGAAATCGGTACGAGCCGTCCCACCGGCTGGAGCCAGCCCGGTGAATGCATCATGTCGGCGCAGCGCTGGATCGTAGCCGGCGGCGGCGCTTGGACCGGCGGCGGCGACCCCGTATCGAACTACAACAACGCAACTCGCATGACACTCGCCACGGCAGCCCCCGGCGACATCATCCAGTACGAGTTCATGAGCTCCCCCACCTCTTGGGTCACCGGCGTGCACACCGTGATGATCACGGGCGTGAACGACGATGGCACCTTCACCATCATTCAGTCGAACAGCCCCGGCGGCTCGGGCCTCGTCTCGCAAGAAGAGAACTGGGTACCCCAGTCCCCCGCAGGCTTCGAAGCAGCTGTCTGGCGCTTCTAA
- a CDS encoding DUF4282 domain-containing protein: protein MTEGTPQKPAAGWYPDPSGSGQMREWDGEQWTQQTRAAEPVGVTASTANLGAGYGATQQPFQQSFQQQQAPAHSGQAGFFRSLFDLSFAAERSVTTGFVKVIYLIFVILLGLGWIGTVVMMFILGGIASAASSAFGGGGEPAYMMFGVLWLVFGWIPGFISVIFVRIGLELVTAQIRTSQHTAELVRLGREAATQR from the coding sequence ATGACCGAAGGAACTCCCCAGAAGCCTGCAGCAGGCTGGTACCCGGATCCGAGCGGCTCGGGCCAGATGCGGGAGTGGGACGGCGAGCAGTGGACGCAGCAGACGCGCGCCGCTGAACCCGTGGGCGTGACCGCATCCACCGCCAACCTGGGTGCTGGCTACGGCGCAACGCAGCAGCCGTTCCAGCAGTCATTCCAGCAGCAGCAGGCTCCGGCTCACTCGGGGCAGGCTGGCTTCTTCCGCAGCCTGTTCGACCTCAGCTTTGCCGCTGAGCGCTCGGTGACGACCGGCTTCGTGAAGGTCATCTACCTGATCTTCGTGATTCTGCTCGGGCTGGGTTGGATCGGCACCGTCGTGATGATGTTCATCTTGGGTGGCATCGCCAGCGCCGCGAGCAGCGCGTTCGGTGGCGGCGGCGAACCCGCCTACATGATGTTTGGGGTGCTCTGGCTCGTCTTCGGCTGGATCCCCGGCTTCATCAGCGTCATCTTCGTGCGCATCGGCCTCGAGCTCGTCACCGCGCAGATTCGCACCTCGCAGCACACCGCTGAGCTCGTGCGTCTCGGCCGCGAAGCCGCAACGCAGCGCTAA
- a CDS encoding aminotransferase class I/II-fold pyridoxal phosphate-dependent enzyme — translation MNERWRNVAAATGLLNAQGVPQPTIFAEMTALAMRTDSANLGQGFPDADGPAWVREAAVEAIRAGANQYPPGRGVAELRQAIAAHQQRHYGITVDPDHEVLVTAGATEALAAAITALAGPDDEVVTIEPFYDAHAAAIALAGAMHVTVPLTPAAAPANFALDLAALEQAVGERTRIILVNSPHNPTGTVLTGAELAAIAHAAQRVNAIVITDEVYEHLTFGAEHTPIATLPGMPERTLTISSAGKTFSLTGWKIGWVTGPRALIDAVATVKQFLTYSGGAPFQPAIARALDDGAADVAELRESLGARMELLLQGLRDVGLDPVRPGGTYFVCADASPLFAAVAAKTGTPVIDGAAFARALPLVAGVACVPVSAFCRDGSPTAHALANWVRFTFVKDEAVIHTALARLAALVND, via the coding sequence GTGAATGAACGATGGCGTAACGTAGCGGCGGCAACCGGGCTTTTGAACGCCCAGGGTGTCCCCCAGCCCACCATTTTTGCTGAGATGACCGCGCTCGCGATGCGCACTGACTCCGCGAACCTGGGCCAGGGTTTTCCTGATGCTGATGGCCCCGCTTGGGTGAGGGAGGCCGCGGTTGAGGCGATTCGGGCCGGCGCGAACCAGTACCCGCCGGGGCGCGGCGTTGCCGAGCTGCGGCAGGCGATCGCGGCGCATCAGCAGCGCCACTACGGCATTACCGTCGACCCCGATCATGAGGTGCTTGTCACCGCCGGCGCCACTGAGGCACTGGCCGCCGCGATTACGGCGCTGGCGGGCCCGGATGACGAGGTCGTCACGATCGAACCGTTCTACGACGCGCACGCGGCAGCGATCGCGCTGGCCGGTGCCATGCACGTCACCGTGCCGCTCACCCCGGCCGCGGCACCCGCGAACTTTGCGCTCGATCTCGCAGCGCTTGAGCAGGCGGTGGGTGAGCGCACCCGCATCATCTTGGTGAATTCACCGCACAACCCCACCGGCACGGTGCTCACGGGCGCAGAGCTGGCCGCGATCGCGCACGCGGCCCAGCGCGTCAACGCCATCGTCATCACTGACGAGGTGTACGAGCACCTCACGTTCGGTGCCGAGCACACCCCCATCGCCACGCTGCCCGGCATGCCCGAGCGCACGCTCACGATTTCATCGGCCGGCAAAACCTTCTCCCTCACGGGATGGAAGATCGGCTGGGTGACCGGGCCCCGGGCGCTCATCGACGCCGTCGCAACGGTGAAGCAGTTTCTGACGTACTCGGGCGGTGCCCCGTTTCAGCCCGCGATTGCGCGCGCCCTCGATGACGGGGCGGCCGATGTGGCTGAGCTGCGCGAGAGCCTCGGGGCCCGCATGGAACTGCTGCTGCAGGGGCTGCGTGATGTTGGCCTCGACCCGGTGCGCCCGGGTGGCACCTACTTCGTGTGCGCCGACGCCTCCCCGCTGTTCGCGGCGGTCGCGGCGAAAACGGGCACCCCGGTCATCGACGGCGCGGCCTTTGCCCGCGCGCTCCCCCTCGTCGCAGGAGTAGCCTGCGTGCCTGTGTCGGCGTTCTGCCGCGACGGCTCCCCCACCGCGCACGCCCTCGCCAACTGGGTGCGCTTCACGTTCGTGAAGGACGAGGCCGTCATCCATACGGCGCTCGCACGCCTCGCCGCTCTCGTCAACGACTGA
- a CDS encoding ATP-dependent zinc protease family protein, with protein MSGLSYSSTLTGWREWVRLDGIGVSWVKAKVDTGAQTSALHATDITEFERDGAPWVKFTVQPWQTSEADAVDVELPVHDRRLVRSSSGHTESRPVVLVTLGLVGREVDVELTLTDREEMVFRMLIGREALQQGFVVDPGASFVGGRPPREVRRRNRGRA; from the coding sequence GTGAGCGGACTCTCCTATTCAAGCACTCTTACGGGGTGGCGTGAATGGGTGCGCCTCGACGGCATCGGCGTATCGTGGGTAAAGGCAAAGGTTGATACCGGCGCACAAACCTCTGCGTTGCATGCCACCGACATCACCGAGTTTGAGCGAGACGGCGCGCCGTGGGTGAAGTTCACCGTGCAGCCCTGGCAAACCAGCGAAGCTGACGCCGTCGATGTCGAGTTGCCCGTGCACGACAGGCGCCTCGTACGCAGCTCTTCTGGGCATACCGAGTCACGACCGGTCGTGCTCGTGACTCTCGGGTTGGTCGGCCGCGAGGTCGATGTTGAGCTCACGCTCACCGACCGTGAAGAGATGGTGTTTCGCATGCTGATCGGCCGCGAAGCCCTGCAGCAGGGGTTCGTCGTTGATCCCGGTGCATCATTTGTCGGCGGCCGACCGCCCCGAGAGGTGCGTCGCCGCAATCGCGGCCGGGCGTAA
- a CDS encoding RimK family alpha-L-glutamate ligase, with product MKLAILSRAPQAYSTQRLLAAAEQRGHKVRVLNTLRFSIDLAGEEPDLLYRGKRLSDYDAILPRIGSSITYFGTAVVRQFEQMDVYTPNTANGISNARDKLRATQILSKHNIDMPATAFVRNRADVRPAIESVGGAPVVIKLLEGTQGIGVILAPQVKVAEAIIETLHSTRQNVLIQRFVSESRGRDVRALVVGDRVVAAMRRTAAGDEFRSNVHRGGTVEAVTLEPAYEQAAVRAAQIMGLRVAGVDMLEGDEGPLVMEVNSSPGLQGIEAATGLDVAGAIIDYISGQVNFPEIDVRQRLSVSTGYGVAELTMHGSEHVGKTLGDLGLWDRDVTVLTLHRGVQVVPNPRKHVVLEAEDRLLCFGKLEEMRGMIPEKKRRRARVRKLPPEAQDLADG from the coding sequence GTGAAACTGGCGATTCTCTCGCGCGCCCCTCAGGCGTACTCGACGCAACGGCTCTTGGCCGCTGCCGAACAGCGCGGTCACAAGGTGCGAGTGTTAAACACTTTGCGCTTCTCAATCGACCTCGCGGGCGAAGAACCCGACTTGCTGTACCGGGGTAAACGGTTGAGCGACTACGACGCGATCCTGCCCCGCATTGGTAGCTCGATCACCTATTTCGGCACCGCCGTGGTGCGCCAGTTCGAGCAGATGGACGTCTACACGCCCAACACCGCGAACGGTATTTCGAACGCGCGCGACAAACTGCGCGCGACGCAGATCCTGTCAAAGCACAACATTGATATGCCGGCCACCGCATTCGTGCGCAACCGAGCCGATGTGCGCCCCGCCATTGAAAGCGTGGGCGGCGCACCGGTAGTCATCAAGTTGCTCGAGGGCACCCAGGGCATTGGCGTGATTTTGGCGCCGCAGGTGAAGGTCGCTGAGGCGATCATCGAGACGCTGCACTCCACCCGGCAGAACGTGCTGATTCAGCGCTTCGTATCTGAGAGCCGCGGGCGTGACGTGCGCGCGCTCGTCGTGGGTGACCGCGTGGTGGCCGCCATGCGTCGCACCGCCGCCGGCGATGAATTTCGTTCGAACGTGCACCGCGGTGGCACCGTCGAAGCAGTCACGCTTGAACCCGCGTATGAGCAGGCAGCGGTGCGGGCCGCCCAGATCATGGGCCTGCGCGTTGCCGGCGTCGACATGCTCGAGGGCGATGAGGGCCCGCTCGTGATGGAGGTGAACTCGTCACCCGGGTTGCAGGGCATCGAAGCCGCCACCGGCCTCGACGTGGCCGGCGCGATCATCGACTACATTTCAGGCCAGGTTAACTTTCCCGAAATTGACGTGCGCCAGCGGCTCTCGGTATCGACGGGGTACGGCGTCGCCGAGCTCACGATGCACGGTTCAGAGCACGTCGGCAAAACTCTCGGTGACCTGGGTCTGTGGGACCGCGACGTCACCGTGTTGACGCTGCACCGCGGTGTGCAGGTGGTGCCGAACCCGCGCAAGCACGTGGTGCTTGAGGCCGAGGATCGGCTACTGTGCTTCGGCAAGCTCGAAGAGATGCGCGGCATGATCCCCGAGAAGAAGCGCCGCCGTGCGCGGGTGCGCAAGCTGCCGCCCGAGGCTCAGGATCTCGCTGACGGCTAA
- a CDS encoding META domain-containing protein: protein MTRKANKNRSRSALISLVGVSFLAVTLSACASSASGDPSAPKIQGQGQNQGQTTDPADTVAPPAELLGTWSSDAKGEPTPVFANEGAVTGTDGCNRISSTFTFNGERAVLAPFASTKMACQGVDDWLKGASEVALDGDVLQVFNNKGDEIGTLDRAS, encoded by the coding sequence ATGACTAGAAAAGCAAACAAGAACCGTTCACGGTCTGCACTCATAAGCCTCGTTGGTGTCTCGTTTTTGGCGGTGACGCTGTCGGCATGCGCCTCGAGCGCATCGGGCGATCCATCGGCGCCCAAGATCCAGGGTCAGGGACAAAACCAGGGACAGACCACCGATCCCGCTGACACTGTGGCACCGCCCGCCGAGCTCTTGGGCACCTGGTCGTCAGACGCGAAGGGTGAGCCCACGCCCGTCTTCGCGAATGAGGGCGCGGTCACCGGCACCGACGGCTGCAACCGCATCTCTTCAACGTTTACGTTCAACGGTGAACGCGCCGTGCTGGCACCGTTTGCCTCCACCAAAATGGCATGCCAGGGCGTCGATGACTGGCTGAAGGGCGCGAGTGAGGTCGCACTTGACGGCGATGTGCTGCAGGTGTTCAACAACAAGGGTGACGAAATTGGCACCCTCGACCGCGCGAGCTAA
- a CDS encoding trypsin-like serine protease, with amino-acid sequence MGDHFGFSQFGGPGNSVGAENDPTSTDISIIKVTNPDLKLHPEVTDWTTAASDDLAASTTKITGIAEPVSGTVTKSGRTTGITTGSTSLNLLYTDGNVYPTEILDGYMQISDRWVHGFMGGALTESGDSGGAVFQGTNAVGVVSGGPSEAPAQGDDWAWYTRLVDAMEQVQGDYELAIYLDKPVLESPANNSTVAPGSEIIISVPAPADELSISNRPNSGEVVPVVDGQVSMLAPAEEGTYNYTAAAKKGASSSEKLEFTITVEQTTAAPTIESQDLVADAGENAATTDLKGTGIAGAEIEINETWKTTVEADGTWTFADANFGIGQNTVTATQTVDGETSTKAEGMISVSPAAPVIISISPDQEFANADAPSQVIGSGLAEAEVEVTLDGKPVTEAQAAAAVAQSAVNEDGMWGAEFGEKVAAGSHTITAKQTYNGVASAEATVDFTVAAAPVDPVDPVDPVDPVDPTDPVDPTDPVDPVTPVDPTTPVAPEEPTTPVTPAPEAPTTGQLPLTGGSDLLMPFALTALGLLVLGGGATVLAARKLKATEG; translated from the coding sequence TTGGGGGACCACTTCGGGTTCTCGCAGTTCGGCGGACCGGGCAACAGCGTTGGTGCTGAAAACGATCCGACCTCGACCGATATCTCGATCATCAAGGTCACGAACCCCGATCTGAAGCTGCACCCCGAGGTCACCGACTGGACCACGGCCGCGAGCGACGACCTTGCCGCGAGCACCACAAAGATCACCGGCATTGCCGAGCCCGTCTCGGGCACCGTGACGAAATCGGGTCGCACAACCGGCATCACCACGGGTAGCACCTCGCTCAACCTGCTCTACACCGACGGTAACGTCTACCCCACTGAGATCCTTGACGGCTACATGCAGATCAGTGATCGCTGGGTGCACGGCTTCATGGGCGGCGCGCTGACCGAGTCGGGTGACTCGGGCGGAGCCGTCTTCCAGGGCACGAACGCCGTGGGCGTTGTCAGCGGCGGCCCCAGCGAAGCACCTGCACAGGGCGATGACTGGGCCTGGTACACGCGTCTGGTCGACGCAATGGAACAGGTTCAGGGTGATTACGAGCTCGCGATCTACCTCGACAAGCCCGTACTTGAGTCTCCCGCAAACAACTCGACTGTGGCGCCCGGTTCAGAGATCATCATCTCTGTACCCGCACCCGCTGACGAGCTTTCGATCAGCAACCGCCCCAACTCGGGTGAGGTTGTACCGGTAGTCGACGGCCAGGTTTCGATGCTCGCTCCTGCTGAAGAGGGCACCTACAACTACACGGCAGCAGCAAAGAAGGGCGCGAGCTCTTCTGAGAAGCTGGAGTTCACGATCACGGTCGAGCAGACCACGGCCGCTCCCACGATCGAGTCACAGGATCTTGTCGCAGACGCGGGCGAGAATGCCGCTACGACCGATCTCAAGGGCACCGGTATCGCTGGCGCCGAGATCGAGATCAACGAGACCTGGAAGACCACCGTTGAGGCAGACGGCACGTGGACGTTCGCAGACGCCAACTTCGGTATCGGTCAGAACACTGTGACGGCAACTCAGACGGTAGACGGCGAAACGTCAACCAAGGCTGAGGGCATGATCTCTGTATCGCCTGCAGCTCCCGTGATCATTTCGATCTCGCCTGATCAGGAATTCGCAAACGCTGATGCACCGTCACAGGTCATCGGTTCGGGTCTGGCAGAGGCAGAGGTTGAAGTAACGCTTGATGGCAAGCCGGTTACCGAAGCTCAGGCAGCTGCAGCAGTCGCTCAGAGTGCTGTGAACGAAGACGGTATGTGGGGCGCTGAATTTGGTGAAAAGGTAGCCGCTGGCTCGCACACCATCACCGCGAAGCAGACCTACAACGGTGTCGCATCGGCTGAAGCGACGGTGGACTTCACGGTCGCCGCAGCGCCTGTTGACCCGGTAGATCCCGTTGACCCGGTTGACCCCGTGGACCCGACTGATCCCGTGGATCCCACGGACCCCGTCGATCCGGTAACCCCGGTTGATCCGACCACCCCGGTAGCACCTGAGGAGCCCACCACTCCGGTGACTCCCGCTCCCGAGGCTCCCACCACCGGTCAGCTTCCCCTCACCGGCGGTAGCGACCTGCTGATGCCTTTCGCACTGACGGCCCTGGGCCTGCTCGTGCTGGGTGGCGGCGCAACGGTGCTCGCGGCTCGTAAGCTGAAGGCAACCGAGGGCTAA
- a CDS encoding YceI family protein translates to MQKSRKLLVGVTVGVLAVGVTAALAGPVIYRDFIAAPPVQAPTLSADQSVLGAAKEPAVAPSTGGTDSATSGSVLDAAALAGEWQVADGSEAGYRVDEVLNGTEITVTGRTNQVTGTFAIADTGLTLDSAELTVDVASIITDNDSRDNYFRSQALRTSEFPTATFTLTDPVTLESAPLAGDIVSTEAKGELTIAGKSQPVTAQIELRSDGTTAEIAGSIPITFADFGVEAPRLGFVSVAPTGAVEFQLTAAKP, encoded by the coding sequence GTGCAGAAGTCTCGTAAGTTGCTCGTTGGCGTCACCGTTGGGGTGCTCGCCGTGGGCGTCACTGCGGCGCTGGCTGGCCCGGTCATCTATCGCGACTTCATAGCGGCACCCCCGGTGCAGGCCCCCACACTGTCGGCAGATCAGTCGGTGCTCGGTGCGGCCAAGGAGCCCGCGGTGGCCCCCAGCACTGGGGGCACCGATTCGGCAACATCGGGCAGTGTCTTAGACGCGGCCGCGCTGGCGGGCGAGTGGCAGGTCGCTGATGGTTCTGAGGCCGGTTACCGTGTTGACGAAGTGCTCAACGGCACCGAGATCACGGTGACCGGCCGCACGAACCAGGTCACCGGCACCTTCGCTATCGCCGATACGGGGTTAACCCTCGACTCGGCCGAGCTCACGGTCGACGTCGCATCGATCATCACCGACAACGACAGCCGCGACAACTACTTCCGTAGCCAGGCGCTGCGCACCTCAGAGTTTCCGACGGCGACATTCACCCTCACCGACCCCGTCACGCTCGAGAGCGCGCCCCTTGCGGGCGACATCGTGTCGACCGAAGCAAAGGGTGAGCTCACCATTGCAGGGAAGAGCCAGCCAGTGACCGCACAGATCGAGTTACGTAGCGACGGCACCACCGCCGAGATCGCAGGCTCGATTCCCATCACGTTCGCCGATTTTGGTGTTGAGGCGCCCCGCCTCGGTTTCGTCTCGGTCGCCCCCACAGGAGCCGTAGAGTTTCAGCTCACCGCCGCAAAGCCGTAA